A single Pseudomonas brassicacearum DNA region contains:
- the pepP gene encoding Xaa-Pro aminopeptidase, whose amino-acid sequence MIHIPKSEYSRRRKALMAQMEPNSIAILPAAAVAIRNRDVEHVYRQDSDFQYLSGFPEPQAVIVLMPGRAHGEYILFCRERNAERELWDGLRAGQEGAIRDYGADDAFPITDIDDILPGLIEGRDRVYSAMGSNPEFDRHLMEWINVIRSKAHLGAQPPNEFVALDHLLHDMRLYKTAAEVKVMREAARISAQAHIRAMQAARPGLHEFSLEAELDYEFRKGGAKMPAYGSIVAAGRNSCILHYQQNDALLKDGDLVLIDAGCEIDCYASDITRTWPVSGKFSPEQKAIYEVVLAAQEAAFAQIAPDKHWNQAHEATVRVITEGLVRLGLLEGEVDDLIASEAHRAFYMHRAGHWLGMDVHDVGEYRVGGEWRVLEVGMTLTVEPGIYISPNNRSVAKKWRGIGVRIEDDVVVTKTGCEILSHGVPKTVADIEALMAAARTQAA is encoded by the coding sequence ATGATTCATATCCCGAAATCGGAATACAGCCGTCGCCGCAAGGCGCTGATGGCGCAGATGGAACCCAACAGCATCGCAATCCTGCCCGCCGCCGCCGTTGCCATCCGCAACCGCGACGTCGAGCACGTCTATCGCCAGGACAGTGACTTCCAGTACCTCAGCGGCTTCCCCGAGCCGCAGGCGGTGATCGTTCTGATGCCTGGCCGCGCCCATGGCGAATACATCCTTTTTTGCCGCGAGCGCAACGCCGAACGTGAATTGTGGGATGGCCTGCGCGCCGGCCAGGAAGGGGCGATCCGTGACTACGGTGCCGACGACGCGTTTCCCATCACCGACATCGACGACATCCTGCCAGGCCTGATCGAAGGCCGCGACCGGGTGTATTCGGCCATGGGCAGCAACCCGGAATTCGATCGGCACCTGATGGAATGGATCAACGTGATTCGCTCCAAGGCCCACCTCGGCGCCCAGCCGCCGAACGAATTCGTTGCCCTGGATCATCTGCTGCATGACATGCGCCTGTATAAAACGGCGGCAGAAGTGAAAGTGATGCGCGAAGCGGCGCGGATCTCCGCCCAGGCGCACATCCGGGCGATGCAGGCGGCGCGCCCGGGGCTGCATGAGTTCAGCCTGGAAGCCGAGCTCGATTATGAGTTTCGCAAGGGCGGGGCGAAGATGCCGGCCTATGGCTCGATTGTCGCGGCGGGGCGCAACAGCTGCATCCTGCACTACCAGCAGAACGACGCGTTGCTCAAGGACGGCGACCTGGTGCTGATCGACGCCGGTTGTGAAATCGACTGCTACGCCAGCGACATCACCCGTACCTGGCCGGTCAGTGGCAAGTTTTCACCCGAGCAGAAGGCGATCTACGAAGTGGTGCTGGCCGCCCAGGAAGCCGCGTTTGCCCAGATTGCGCCGGACAAACACTGGAACCAGGCCCATGAAGCGACGGTGCGGGTCATTACCGAAGGATTGGTGCGCCTGGGGCTGCTGGAGGGTGAGGTGGACGATTTGATTGCCAGCGAGGCCCACAGGGCGTTCTACATGCACCGCGCCGGCCACTGGCTGGGCATGGACGTGCACGACGTGGGTGAATACCGGGTGGGTGGCGAGTGGCGGGTACTTGAGGTGGGCATGACGCTGACGGTGGAGCCGGGCATCTATATCAGCCCGAACAACCGCAGCGTCGCGAAAAAATGGCGCGGCATTGGCGTGCGCATCGAGGATGACGTGGTAGTGACCAAAACCGGTTGTGAAATCTTGAGCCACGGCGTACCGAAGACGGTCGCCGACATCGAGGCCCTGATGGCCGCCGCCCGGACGCAAGCAGCATGA
- a CDS encoding 2-octaprenyl-3-methyl-6-methoxy-1,4-benzoquinol hydroxylase codes for MRADLLIVGAGMVGSALALALQGSGLQVLLLDGSPMSVKPFDPQAAFEPRVSALSMASQRILDRLGVWDGIIARRASPYTDMHVWDGSGTGQIHFSAASLHAEALGHIVENRVVQDALLDRLHDCDLGLLANARLEQMRRSGDDWLLTLADGRTLRAPLVIAADGANSAVRRLTGVATREWDYLHHAIVTSVRSVRPHRMTAWQRFTDNGPLAFLPLERDGQHDWCSIVWSTTPGEAQRLMALDDAEFCNELERAFEGQLGTVLSADPRLCVPLRQRHAKRYVAEGLALIGDAAHTIHPLAGQGVNLGFLDAAVLAEVLLQAAGRGERLADVKVLSRYERRRMPHNLALMAAMEGFERLFQADPLPVRWLRNTGLKLVDRMPEAKALFVREALGLIGDLPDLAKA; via the coding sequence TTGCGTGCAGATCTGCTGATTGTCGGCGCCGGTATGGTCGGCAGCGCCCTGGCGCTGGCGTTGCAGGGCAGTGGCCTGCAAGTGCTGTTGCTCGACGGCAGCCCGATGAGCGTCAAACCCTTCGATCCCCAGGCCGCGTTCGAGCCTCGGGTCAGTGCCTTGTCGATGGCCAGCCAGCGGATCCTCGATCGCCTGGGCGTCTGGGACGGCATCATCGCCCGACGCGCAAGCCCCTACACCGACATGCACGTCTGGGACGGCAGCGGCACCGGGCAGATCCATTTTTCAGCCGCCAGCCTGCACGCCGAGGCGCTTGGGCACATCGTTGAAAACCGTGTTGTGCAGGACGCCTTGCTGGATCGACTGCATGACTGCGACCTGGGTCTGCTGGCCAATGCCCGGCTGGAACAGATGCGTCGTTCCGGTGACGACTGGCTGCTGACCCTGGCCGATGGCCGCACGTTGCGCGCGCCCCTGGTCATCGCGGCTGACGGCGCGAATTCCGCGGTACGCCGCCTGACTGGCGTCGCCACACGCGAATGGGATTACCTGCACCACGCCATCGTCACCAGCGTGCGCAGCGTCCGGCCGCATCGAATGACGGCCTGGCAGCGTTTCACCGACAACGGTCCGCTGGCGTTCCTGCCGCTTGAGCGTGACGGTCAGCACGACTGGTGCTCGATCGTCTGGTCCACCACCCCCGGTGAAGCGCAGCGCTTGATGGCGCTCGATGACGCTGAGTTCTGCAACGAACTGGAACGGGCCTTCGAAGGCCAGCTCGGCACGGTACTGAGCGCCGACCCGCGCCTGTGCGTGCCGCTGCGCCAACGACATGCCAAGCGCTATGTGGCCGAAGGGCTGGCGCTGATCGGCGACGCGGCCCATACCATTCATCCGTTGGCCGGGCAGGGCGTGAACCTGGGCTTCCTCGACGCCGCCGTGCTGGCCGAAGTGCTGTTGCAGGCGGCCGGGCGTGGCGAACGACTGGCAGACGTGAAGGTGCTGAGCCGCTACGAGCGGCGACGCATGCCCCATAACCTGGCGCTTATGGCGGCGATGGAAGGGTTCGAGCGCTTGTTCCAGGCCGATCCGTTGCCGGTGCGCTGGTTGCGTAATACCGGATTGAAACTGGTGGACCGCATGCCTGAAGCCAAGGCGCTGTTCGTGCGCGAGGCGCTGGGGTTGATTGGGGATTTGCCGGACTTGGCCAAGGCCTGA
- a CDS encoding extracellular solute-binding protein: MLATRRLLSALALTLIGSTAAQAADEVVVYSSRIDELIKPVFDAYTKKTGVAVKFITDKEAPLMQRIKAEGENATADLLLTVDAGNLWQAEQMGILQPFNSPVIDANIPSQYRASSHAWTGLSLRARTIVYSTERVKPSELTTYEALAGKEWEGRLCLRTSKKVYNQSLTATLIETHGAEKTEEILKGWVKNLSTDVFSDDTALLEAINAGQCDVGIVNTYYYGRLHQQKPDLKVKLFWPNQADRGVHINLSGIGLTKHAPHPDAAKKLVEWMTTPEAQNIFADVNQEFPANPNVEPSKEVAAWGKFKADTLPVEVAGKRQAEAIRMMDRAGWN; this comes from the coding sequence ATGTTGGCAACCAGACGCCTGCTGTCCGCCCTCGCCTTGACCCTGATCGGTTCTACTGCCGCCCAGGCCGCCGATGAGGTGGTGGTCTACTCCTCGCGTATCGACGAGCTGATCAAGCCGGTCTTCGATGCCTATACCAAGAAAACCGGCGTGGCGGTGAAGTTCATCACCGACAAGGAAGCGCCGTTGATGCAGCGGATCAAGGCCGAGGGTGAGAACGCCACCGCCGACCTGCTGCTCACCGTCGACGCCGGCAACCTCTGGCAAGCCGAGCAGATGGGCATTCTCCAGCCGTTCAACTCGCCGGTGATCGACGCGAATATCCCGTCCCAATATCGCGCCTCTTCCCACGCCTGGACCGGCCTGAGCCTGCGGGCGCGGACCATTGTCTACTCCACTGAGCGGGTTAAACCTAGCGAATTGACCACCTATGAAGCGCTGGCTGGCAAAGAGTGGGAAGGCCGCCTGTGCCTGCGGACCTCGAAGAAGGTCTACAACCAGTCCCTGACCGCCACGCTGATCGAAACCCACGGGGCGGAAAAAACCGAGGAAATCCTCAAGGGCTGGGTCAAGAACCTGTCCACCGACGTGTTCTCCGATGACACCGCGCTGCTCGAGGCGATCAATGCCGGGCAGTGCGATGTCGGCATCGTCAATACCTACTACTATGGCCGCCTGCACCAACAGAAGCCGGATTTGAAGGTCAAGCTGTTCTGGCCGAACCAGGCCGACCGTGGCGTGCACATCAATCTCTCGGGCATTGGCCTGACCAAGCATGCACCGCATCCGGATGCGGCGAAGAAACTGGTGGAGTGGATGACCACGCCAGAAGCACAAAACATCTTCGCCGACGTGAACCAGGAGTTCCCGGCCAACCCGAACGTCGAGCCGTCCAAGGAAGTGGCGGCCTGGGGCAAGTTCAAGGCCGATACCCTGCCAGTGGAAGTCGCGGGTAAGCGCCAGGCTGAAGCCATTCGCATGATGGATCGCGCTGGCTGGAACTGA
- a CDS encoding ABC transporter permease, translated as MAHPAQRRWYPLVFAIAALVLLPLSVLLLSWQSIDQQIWSHLWETQMPRLLGNTLTLILGVGVGVTLLGVSLAWLTSLCEFPGRRWLDWALMLPFAIPAYVLAFVFVGLLDFAGPVQTLMREWFGSGLRLPRVRSTGGVILVLVLVFYPYVYLLARSAFLAQGKGLMEAARVLGQSPWQAFWRVALPMARPAIGAGVALALMETLADFGAVSVFNFDTFTTAIYKTWYGFFSLSSAAQLASLLLLAVMLVLYGERRARGAHRASNERPRAKALYTLRGFKAVAASSWCFLVFACAFVIPVLQLLVWFWQRGRFDLDERYTGLIVHTLYLGGLAALVTVCVALLLAFARRLAPTRPIRVGVGLANLGYALPGSVLAVSIMLAFSYLDRELVIPLSTWLGGAGKPLLLGSLSALLLAYLVRFLAVAYGPLESSLARIRPSLPEAARSLGVSGPRLFFKVYLPLLLPGTLSAALLVFVDVLKEMPATLLMRPFGWDTLAVRIFEMTSEGEWARAALPALTLVLVGLLPVIGLIRRSAHRNS; from the coding sequence TTGGCCCATCCCGCCCAACGCCGCTGGTACCCCCTGGTCTTCGCCATCGCCGCGCTGGTCCTGTTGCCCCTGAGCGTCTTGCTGCTGTCCTGGCAGAGCATCGATCAACAGATCTGGTCCCACTTGTGGGAGACGCAGATGCCGCGCCTGTTGGGCAACACCCTCACGTTGATCCTTGGCGTGGGCGTCGGGGTGACCTTGCTGGGTGTCAGTCTGGCCTGGCTCACCAGTCTGTGCGAGTTCCCCGGGCGACGCTGGCTCGACTGGGCGTTGATGCTGCCATTTGCGATTCCGGCTTACGTGTTGGCGTTTGTCTTCGTTGGCCTGCTGGATTTTGCCGGCCCCGTACAGACGCTCATGCGTGAATGGTTCGGCAGCGGCTTGCGCCTGCCCCGGGTCCGCTCCACCGGCGGGGTGATCCTGGTGCTGGTGCTGGTCTTTTACCCTTACGTCTATCTGCTGGCGCGCAGTGCCTTCCTGGCCCAGGGCAAGGGGTTGATGGAAGCCGCCCGCGTGCTCGGGCAGTCACCGTGGCAGGCGTTCTGGCGCGTAGCGCTGCCGATGGCCCGGCCGGCCATCGGTGCGGGCGTAGCGTTGGCGTTGATGGAAACCCTGGCAGATTTCGGCGCAGTGTCAGTGTTCAACTTCGACACCTTCACCACCGCGATCTACAAGACCTGGTACGGCTTCTTCAGCCTCTCCAGCGCTGCCCAACTGGCCAGCCTGCTGTTGCTGGCGGTGATGCTGGTGCTCTACGGCGAACGCCGGGCCCGCGGTGCCCACCGAGCCAGTAACGAGCGTCCCCGGGCCAAGGCTTTGTATACGTTGCGCGGTTTCAAGGCCGTGGCAGCCAGCAGTTGGTGCTTCCTGGTGTTCGCCTGTGCCTTTGTCATCCCGGTACTGCAGTTGCTGGTGTGGTTCTGGCAACGCGGTCGTTTCGACCTGGATGAACGTTATACCGGGCTGATCGTCCACACCCTCTATCTGGGCGGCCTGGCCGCGCTGGTTACCGTCTGCGTGGCCTTGCTGCTGGCGTTCGCCCGCCGGCTGGCGCCAACCCGCCCGATTCGTGTCGGCGTCGGCCTGGCGAACCTGGGCTATGCCTTGCCCGGTTCGGTGCTGGCGGTATCGATCATGCTTGCATTCAGCTACCTGGACCGTGAGCTGGTCATCCCGCTGTCGACCTGGCTCGGCGGTGCAGGCAAACCGCTGTTGTTAGGTAGCCTGTCGGCGCTGTTGCTGGCATATCTGGTGCGCTTCCTGGCCGTGGCCTACGGTCCGTTGGAGAGCAGCCTGGCGCGAATTCGTCCGTCTTTGCCCGAAGCGGCACGCAGCCTTGGGGTCAGTGGGCCGCGACTGTTTTTCAAAGTGTATCTGCCGCTGCTGCTGCCCGGCACCTTGAGCGCGGCGTTGCTGGTATTCGTCGACGTGCTCAAGGAAATGCCCGCGACCCTGCTGATGCGCCCGTTCGGCTGGGACACGCTGGCGGTGCGGATCTTCGAGATGACCAGCGAAGGGGAGTGGGCCCGGGCTGCCTTGCCGGCGCTGACGCTGGTGCTTGTGGGCCTCTTGCCGGTCATCGGATTGATACGACGTTCGGCCCATCGAAACAGCTAG
- the ubiH gene encoding 2-octaprenyl-6-methoxyphenyl hydroxylase: MSRVNLAIIGGGLVGASLALALQAGAKARGWKIMLIEPFAPGDAWQPSYDARSSALSYGARQIYQRLGVWQEISRRAEPIKQIHVSDRGRFSTARLSAMEEGVPALGYVVENAWLGQCLWQGLDPEVVSWRCPAQVTRMEPLVGGYRLTLDDETTLECDLAVLADGGRSGLREQLGIGVRSRPYDQSALIANITPSESHNGMAFERFTDDGPMALLPLPENRCALVWTRQGMDAQRLAALDERSFLSELQGVFGYRLGTLKQVGVRHLYPLALVEAEEQVRPHLAILGNAAHSLHPIAGQGFNLSLRDAQALADALLDSESEPGDFAVLQAYRERQRMDQALTVGFSDQVTRLFASSLPLVSLGRNLGLLGLDLLPPAKRWFARQAMGLGTRPDA, encoded by the coding sequence ATGAGCCGGGTCAACCTGGCGATCATCGGCGGCGGCCTGGTCGGCGCGAGTCTGGCCCTGGCCTTGCAGGCCGGTGCCAAGGCCCGGGGCTGGAAGATCATGCTGATCGAGCCCTTCGCCCCCGGCGACGCCTGGCAGCCAAGCTACGATGCCCGGTCCTCGGCATTGTCCTACGGTGCCCGGCAGATTTATCAACGCCTGGGTGTCTGGCAGGAAATTTCCCGCCGCGCCGAACCGATCAAGCAGATTCACGTGTCCGACCGCGGGCGGTTTTCCACGGCGCGGCTGTCGGCCATGGAAGAGGGCGTGCCGGCGCTGGGTTACGTGGTGGAAAACGCCTGGCTCGGCCAATGCCTGTGGCAAGGCCTGGACCCGGAGGTCGTCAGTTGGCGCTGCCCGGCACAGGTCACCCGCATGGAACCGCTGGTCGGCGGTTATCGCTTGACCCTCGACGACGAAACCACCTTGGAGTGCGACCTTGCCGTACTGGCCGATGGCGGCCGCTCCGGCCTGCGCGAGCAGTTGGGTATCGGCGTGCGCAGTCGACCCTATGACCAGAGCGCCTTGATCGCCAACATCACCCCCAGCGAATCCCACAACGGCATGGCCTTCGAACGTTTCACCGATGACGGCCCGATGGCCTTGTTGCCGCTGCCGGAGAATCGTTGCGCGCTGGTCTGGACCCGCCAGGGCATGGACGCACAACGGCTCGCAGCCCTTGACGAGCGCAGTTTCCTCAGCGAATTGCAGGGCGTGTTCGGCTATCGCCTGGGCACCCTGAAACAGGTAGGCGTGCGCCATCTTTACCCGCTGGCGCTGGTGGAGGCCGAAGAGCAGGTTCGTCCGCACCTGGCGATCCTGGGCAATGCCGCCCACAGCCTGCATCCGATTGCCGGGCAGGGGTTCAACCTGTCCCTGCGCGACGCCCAGGCCTTGGCCGATGCCTTGCTCGACAGCGAAAGCGAGCCTGGGGATTTTGCCGTGTTGCAAGCCTATCGCGAGCGCCAGCGAATGGATCAGGCCCTGACCGTGGGCTTCTCCGACCAGGTCACGCGCCTGTTCGCCAGCAGCCTGCCACTGGTGTCCCTGGGCCGTAACCTCGGCCTGTTGGGCCTCGACTTGCTGCCGCCGGCCAAGCGCTGGTTCGCCCGCCAGGCCATGGGGTTGGGGACGCGTCCCGATGCTTGA
- a CDS encoding YecA family protein encodes MPIQNSPYQAFATLLSTSGHPVSPAELHGLLLGRSCAGAGFEADGWLADAAELLEGEPADNVRNALIGLQEMVKGELTSDDMTVVLLLPTDDAPLAERAAALGQWCQGFLAGFGLTRREYALSEEAKEVLQDLAAISQVQDALEESDDGESDYMEVMEYLRVAPLLLFTETKKTDAAAPKPSLH; translated from the coding sequence ATGCCCATTCAGAATTCCCCGTATCAAGCATTCGCCACCCTGCTGAGCACCAGCGGTCATCCTGTCTCGCCTGCCGAACTGCATGGCCTGCTGCTCGGTCGCAGCTGCGCCGGCGCCGGTTTCGAAGCCGACGGCTGGTTGGCCGACGCCGCCGAGCTGCTGGAAGGCGAACCGGCTGACAACGTCCGCAACGCGCTTATCGGCCTGCAGGAAATGGTCAAGGGCGAGCTGACCAGCGACGACATGACCGTCGTCCTGCTGCTGCCCACCGACGACGCCCCCTTGGCCGAACGCGCCGCTGCGTTGGGCCAGTGGTGCCAGGGCTTCCTTGCCGGCTTCGGCCTGACCCGCCGCGAATACGCCTTGAGCGAAGAGGCCAAGGAAGTGTTGCAGGACTTGGCCGCGATCTCCCAGGTCCAGGATGCCCTGGAAGAGTCCGATGACGGCGAAAGCGACTACATGGAAGTGATGGAGTACCTGCGGGTCGCGCCATTGCTGCTGTTCACCGAGACCAAGAAAACCGATGCAGCGGCCCCCAAGCCATCCTTGCATTAA